Genomic window (Thermotoga sp.):
GCAAAAGAACCTTCTCTCCTCCGTTTGCCGTTCTTACGACTACTCTGGCGTTTCCAAAACGTGCCAGGTCGAACGCATGAACGGGATGGCCGAGTTCAAGCATCACGTAGTTGGTCGCATCGATCACGTTGTTCAGCGATCTAACACCCGCCGCAACGAGCCTTGCTTTCAACCAGAGGGGAGAATCCTTCACAGTGACCCCTTTCATTATACGAGCAGTGTACCTTGGACAGCCTTCAGCATCTTCTACGATCACATCGAAAGGAACATCTTCATCTACAAACGAAACCCTGGGAGAAGGTTTCCTCAGAGGCCTCCCACTCAGGGCGGAAAGTTCTCTCGCCACTCCCAGGATGGAAAGACAATCCGGCCTGTTCGGGGTGATTTCAAGATCGAGTACTCTCTCATCCAAACCGAACTCTTCTATCACGTTCACACCCAGATCCACCGGTTCTGGAAAACGGTATACACGGTCAGACTTCTCCTCCAGCCCCAGTTCCTCAAGCGAGCACAGCATCCCCTCAGATACGACTCCTTTGAACTCGCGTGGTTCGATCTTCACTCCGTTGTTCAGCGTGGCACCTTCCAGAGCCAGTATCACGTAGTCCCCTTCCTTCACCGTTTTGTCGGCCGTAATGACGGTGTACACTTTCCTAGCGGTGTCTACCCTGCACACAAGGAGTTTGTCGGACCTAGGATGTTCGAATCGCTCCACCACCTTCGCCGTGACGATTTCACCGGATACGTTGAAGGGCTTCAGAATGTCCTCTACACTCGTGCCGGAGAAGGTAAGTCTTTCTGCTATTTCCTCTATGTCCCAGTTCAGATCTATGAATTCTCTGAGCCATAATTCTGGTACCCGCACTCGTCACACCCCCATCAGTAGCTACTGAGGAATCTCACGTCGTTTCTCACAAATTCTCTGATGTCTGTGATACCGTACTTCAGCATAGCGATCCTTTCAACACCCATCCCGAACGCGTACCCCGTCCACTCTTCTGGATCGTATCCCACATTTAGGAACACGTTTGGATCCACCATTCCCGCTCCGAGTATCTCCAGCCATCCATAGCCAGAGAGATACACATCTACCTCGAAGCTCGGCTCTGTGAAAGGAAAGTAACTCGGTCGCAGACGAATTTTGGTGTTCTCTCCGAACATTCTTCTGGCAAACTCCTCAAGGGTAAACTTCAAGTGTGCCACGCTTAGGTTCTTATCGACATGCAATCCTTCAACTTGGTGGAACATGGGAAGGTGTGTCGCATCGTAGTCTCTTCTGTAAACCTTCCCCGGCGATACGATGGCAATGGGAGGTTTCCTTTCCAGCATGGTTCTTATCTGGACAGGAGACGTGTGGGTACGCAAAAGAAGGTCACTCGTGATATAAAACGAATCATGTTCATCGCGAGCCGGATGCCACTCCGGGGTGTTCAAAGCGTCGAAGTTGTGCCAGGTTGTTTCTATCTCCGGACCTTCCACCACATCGAATCCCATGGAAATAAAAATCCTTTCTATCTCTTCCATCACCTTCATTACAGGATGAGAATGCCCTACCTTCCTTCTGGCTCCTGGTACTGTAACGTCCACTCGCATTTTCTCCATTCTCTCTCTTTCAAGGAGCACCTCTATCTGCTTCTTTTTCTCTGAGAACAACCTCTCCACCTTCTCTCTGAGTTCGTTCACTTTCTTTCCGTAGGCAGGCCTTTCTTCGGGAGGGAGATTTTTGAGGTGCTTCAGTAAACTGGTGATCTTTCCCTTTTTTCCGAGAAATTCCACCCTGAACTGTTCCAGCTCCTGAGCGTTTGACACTCTTCCCAGCTTCTCAATCGCTTCCTTTTCGACAGCTTCGACCTCCATTTTTCATACCCCCTGGTTTTCATTATACAAAAAATGGCGGAGGCGGTGGGACTCGAACCCACAAGGGCCTTGCGGCCCACCGGTTTTCGAGACCGGCTCCTTAGCCAGTTCGGACACGCCTCCGCGCCTTACTTATTATATCATTTATTTCATTTCGCAGCTATTTTCAATATCTCTCGAACGTCTTCTCTGTCTAGAACTTTTACCTTACCCAGTGTGGCTCCCTTTGGCTTCAGATTTTTCTCCACAAGGAGCATCACGTTGTCCACTATTTTCTCAATGTCCTCCTCCGGGATACCAGCATCCCTGAGAGTCACAGGGGCTCCCACCTTCTTAAGCCAGTTTTTGAATGAGTCTATACCTCTCAGAATGAGATCCTCACCTTCTCCTTCTAGGTTGAAGATCCTTTTTGCGAACCTTTCGAACTGATGAATATTTTCCCTGTACACGTACCTCATCCACGCTGGGAAAACGATCGCCAGGCCCGCACCATGAGCGATGTCGTAGAGAGCGCTCAATGAATGTTCTATCCTGTGACACGACCACTCTCCACCCTTTCTTCCAACTGCCATAATTCCGTTGAGAGCTATGGTCGCGCACCAGGCGAAATTGGCCCTTGCCTCGTAATCATCTGGCTTTTCAAGGAGCTTCTCCGTCATCTTCATAATGGTCCTGATGGTGCTTTCTGCTATTTCGTTCGAGATCTCCGGGCTGCTCCCATCGAAGTAGTACTCCAGTATGTGGGCGATGGCATCCACCGCCCCGTACACCGTTTGCTCTCTGGAAAGGGTCGATTGAACAGAGGGATCAACTATAGAGACCTTTGGATAAAGGGCCTTCGAACTCACACCGTACTTTTCGTTCGTTTCTTCGTTCGTTATGACGGCGTTTCCGTTCATCTCCGTTCCCGTGGCAGAGATCGTCAGTACATCGAAAATGGGAAGTGCTTCTTTTATCACGTATTTCCCAATGAAGGCATCCCAGATATCACCTTCGTAAACCACACCAGCTGCCACGGTCTTTGCTGAGTCAACAACACTTCCTCCACCAACTCCAAGAACTGCTTCCACTTTTTCCTTTCGGGCGATTTCGATCGCCTCGTGCACCTTAGAAAGAACAGGGTTCGGCTTGACACCGGAGACCTCTACCCAGTCTACTCCGTATCTTTTGAGAGACTTCACCACCTGGTCATAGACACCGTTTCTTTTTATAGACCCACCTCCGTAGAGAAAGAGTACTTTCTTTATTCCAAAGTTTCTTATCTCCTCGCCTATCCGAGGTATTGTTCCTTTCCCGAAGATGAGTTTGGTTGGGTTGTGAAACACGAAATTTTCCATTCTTCATCACCTCCTATGTTCAGAATTCTAGTACATCTTCTTTTCAATCTCTTTTCGGAAGAATCAAGTTCAAAGCTATCCCCACAAGTGCGGCAAGCCCTATTCCTTTGAGTTCGATTCTTCCCACCTTCAAAACGGCTCCTCCTATACCAGTTGTGAGCATCAGGGCGGCGATCATCAGGTTCCTGGGCTTGGAAAAATCTACCCTTGCGTTCACCATCGTTCTTACCCCAACGGACGTGATCATACCGAACAGAATGAGACTCACTCCGCCCATGACTGCTTCTGGGATCGTTTGCAAGATCGCACCGAATTTGGAAACGAAAGCAGCGAATATGGCAACGAGGGCAGCACCCCTTAAAACGGACGGATCGTAGACTCTCGTGAGCGCCAGTACCCCCGTGTTCTCACTGTAAGTGGTGTTCGCCGGCCCTCCAAGAAGACCCGCAACCGCTGTGGCCAGTCCATCACCGAGGAGAGTTCTGTGAAGCCCCGGTTTGTCGAAGAAATTCTTTCCAACGACCGCCCCATTCGTGGTGATGTCTCCAAGATGCTCCATGAACGTGGCTAGCGTAACGGGAACCACCATGAATATCGCACCGTAATCGAACTTGGGAAGCATCACCTTCGGCACACTGAAAAGAGGTGTGTTCAGAATGGCAGTAGTGTCTATTTTTCCCATCACAAGTCCTATAACATACCCAACGATCACACCTGTTATCACAGGTATCATACTGAAGAAACCTCTTGTCATCGTGGCAACAAAAACCACAGTGGCAATGACCACGATCGCAAGGGGCCAATCCTTAGACGCCATTCGAATGGCAACGGGACTGAGAGTAAGACCTATCACCATTATCATGCCTCCAGTGACAACCGGTGGAAGGAGTTTTTTTATCTTCTCGGGACCCACGATCTTCACTATTACCGCGTAGAGCACATAGAAGAGCCCTGCAACGAATATCCCGCCAGTCGCATAGGCCAGGTTCCCGTACATCTCTTTTACTGCCAGAACGGGTGCTATGAAAGCAAAACTCGAACCGAGAAAAACAGGTACTATTCCACCGGTTACGAAGTGGAATATGAGGGTGCCTATACCCGCTGTGAGAAGGGCCACAAGGGGATCAAGTCCTGTTATCAAAGGAACCAGTACAGTGGCTCCGAACATGGCAACGAAATGTTGCAGGGCAAGTAAAAACCATCTCCAGCCACTGACTTTGGTGACGGCAGTGCCCTCGAACTCCACAAGAAACACCTCCCAATGTTTAAAAATAAAGGCTCTTCAAAAGAGCCTTCGGTTTCTATTTTTTCAGTTTTTCTCTTAAAACCAAAAAGACGAATTTCAAGACCTGAAAGGGGACCTTTCTTTTGCTGACAGGGGACTGAAAAAAACGATACAACCACTCAAGATTCATTCTCTGAACCCATTTTGGAGCTCTCTTCTTCTTTCCCGATATGACATCTATGGATCCCCCAACACCCATGGCAAGTTTCACTTTCAATCTGGGAAGATGTGCGTGTACCCACTTTTCCTGACGGGGAACTCCCATCCCTACGAACAGAAGGTCGGTGGATCTTTCGTTTATATCCCTCACCACCCTTTCTGATTCTTCTTC
Coding sequences:
- a CDS encoding iron-containing alcohol dehydrogenase translates to MENFVFHNPTKLIFGKGTIPRIGEEIRNFGIKKVLFLYGGGSIKRNGVYDQVVKSLKRYGVDWVEVSGVKPNPVLSKVHEAIEIARKEKVEAVLGVGGGSVVDSAKTVAAGVVYEGDIWDAFIGKYVIKEALPIFDVLTISATGTEMNGNAVITNEETNEKYGVSSKALYPKVSIVDPSVQSTLSREQTVYGAVDAIAHILEYYFDGSSPEISNEIAESTIRTIMKMTEKLLEKPDDYEARANFAWCATIALNGIMAVGRKGGEWSCHRIEHSLSALYDIAHGAGLAIVFPAWMRYVYRENIHQFERFAKRIFNLEGEGEDLILRGIDSFKNWLKKVGAPVTLRDAGIPEEDIEKIVDNVMLLVEKNLKPKGATLGKVKVLDREDVREILKIAAK
- the pheS gene encoding phenylalanine--tRNA ligase subunit alpha, with amino-acid sequence MEVEAVEKEAIEKLGRVSNAQELEQFRVEFLGKKGKITSLLKHLKNLPPEERPAYGKKVNELREKVERLFSEKKKQIEVLLERERMEKMRVDVTVPGARRKVGHSHPVMKVMEEIERIFISMGFDVVEGPEIETTWHNFDALNTPEWHPARDEHDSFYITSDLLLRTHTSPVQIRTMLERKPPIAIVSPGKVYRRDYDATHLPMFHQVEGLHVDKNLSVAHLKFTLEEFARRMFGENTKIRLRPSYFPFTEPSFEVDVYLSGYGWLEILGAGMVDPNVFLNVGYDPEEWTGYAFGMGVERIAMLKYGITDIREFVRNDVRFLSSY
- a CDS encoding solute carrier family 23 protein; its protein translation is MEFEGTAVTKVSGWRWFLLALQHFVAMFGATVLVPLITGLDPLVALLTAGIGTLIFHFVTGGIVPVFLGSSFAFIAPVLAVKEMYGNLAYATGGIFVAGLFYVLYAVIVKIVGPEKIKKLLPPVVTGGMIMVIGLTLSPVAIRMASKDWPLAIVVIATVVFVATMTRGFFSMIPVITGVIVGYVIGLVMGKIDTTAILNTPLFSVPKVMLPKFDYGAIFMVVPVTLATFMEHLGDITTNGAVVGKNFFDKPGLHRTLLGDGLATAVAGLLGGPANTTYSENTGVLALTRVYDPSVLRGAALVAIFAAFVSKFGAILQTIPEAVMGGVSLILFGMITSVGVRTMVNARVDFSKPRNLMIAALMLTTGIGGAVLKVGRIELKGIGLAALVGIALNLILPKRD